Proteins found in one Paenibacillus borealis genomic segment:
- a CDS encoding DEAD/DEAH box helicase, producing MTQLFRNSLPQGGSTPAPLLPVPLSFERNWLQDLESKLDKGGPWGDWRLSRLAVQGEQSGLVTSFDELQCMKHLSGLSPLPHQLDTAHKVLFEMSGRAILADEVGLGKTIEAGLILKEYLVRGLVSKVLILVPASLVLQWVRELNSKFGISAVAQKKAYSWGNDIVVASMDTAKRDPHKEMLLSQEFDMLIIDEAHKLKNKKSTNYLFVQQLRKKYCLLLTATPVQNDLGELFNLITLLKPGQLGNQGDFATNFVVDKRQPKNEVQLRGELSKVMIRNRRGEGPVNFTKRKVRNIPLTLSLEEKELYDGVTAFVKDQYQEAGGNLSSMLSLVTLQREVCSSRDAVFVTLVNLIKKLPADSPKRERMMGLLQTIRTVKTNTKAEKTMELIRQMNEKVIVFTEYRATQEYLLQYFREHGLQCVTYSGGMNRGKKDWMMDLFRGRAQVMIATEAGGEGINLQFCHHMINFDLPWNPMRVEQRIGRVHRLGQENDVVIYNLSTEGTIEEHILHLLHEKINMFEMVIGGLDVILERFEKKESLEKSLYKIVLEARSDEELRSELDQIGDTISELTHANLDESEVAP from the coding sequence ATGACGCAATTATTCCGCAATTCCTTGCCGCAAGGGGGCAGTACGCCTGCCCCGCTGCTGCCTGTTCCTCTGTCCTTTGAGCGTAACTGGCTGCAGGACCTGGAGTCGAAGCTTGATAAAGGCGGACCTTGGGGAGACTGGAGACTATCCCGGCTGGCCGTACAAGGTGAGCAATCGGGACTGGTTACGAGCTTCGATGAGCTGCAGTGTATGAAGCATCTGTCCGGGTTATCCCCGCTTCCACACCAGCTGGATACCGCCCATAAGGTACTGTTCGAGATGTCAGGCCGGGCCATTCTGGCAGACGAAGTGGGGCTTGGCAAGACGATAGAAGCCGGATTGATCCTCAAGGAATATCTGGTGCGCGGGCTTGTAAGTAAAGTTCTGATTCTTGTTCCTGCGTCTCTTGTCCTGCAGTGGGTGCGTGAGCTGAACAGTAAATTCGGTATTTCAGCCGTAGCACAGAAGAAAGCTTACTCCTGGGGCAATGATATTGTTGTCGCCTCCATGGACACGGCCAAACGCGATCCGCACAAGGAAATGCTGCTGAGCCAGGAATTCGACATGCTGATTATCGACGAGGCCCATAAGCTGAAGAATAAGAAATCAACGAACTATCTGTTCGTACAGCAGCTGCGCAAGAAGTACTGTCTGCTGCTCACCGCCACTCCCGTCCAGAATGATCTCGGCGAGCTGTTCAATCTGATCACGCTGCTGAAGCCGGGACAGCTCGGGAACCAGGGGGATTTCGCCACCAATTTCGTGGTCGATAAACGCCAGCCCAAGAACGAGGTCCAGCTGAGGGGCGAGCTCTCCAAGGTGATGATCCGCAACCGCCGCGGCGAGGGTCCGGTGAATTTCACGAAGCGCAAAGTGCGCAATATTCCGCTCACTCTCTCTCTGGAGGAGAAAGAATTATATGACGGCGTCACCGCCTTTGTCAAAGACCAATATCAGGAAGCGGGCGGCAATCTCAGCAGCATGCTCTCCCTGGTGACGCTCCAGCGTGAGGTATGCAGCAGCCGGGATGCCGTGTTCGTCACGCTTGTGAATCTGATTAAGAAGCTTCCGGCGGATTCACCGAAACGCGAGCGTATGATGGGTCTGCTCCAGACGATACGCACGGTCAAGACAAACACCAAAGCGGAGAAAACGATGGAGCTGATCCGTCAAATGAACGAGAAGGTCATCGTCTTCACCGAATACCGGGCAACCCAGGAATATCTGCTGCAATATTTCCGTGAGCATGGACTGCAGTGCGTCACTTACTCCGGCGGGATGAACCGCGGCAAAAAAGACTGGATGATGGACCTCTTCCGCGGCCGCGCCCAGGTAATGATTGCTACGGAAGCGGGCGGCGAAGGGATCAATCTGCAGTTCTGCCACCATATGATCAACTTCGACCTCCCCTGGAACCCCATGCGCGTAGAGCAGCGGATCGGCCGGGTACACCGGCTTGGCCAGGAGAATGATGTAGTCATCTACAATCTCTCTACTGAAGGCACGATCGAGGAGCATATTCTTCACCTGCTGCATGAAAAAATCAATATGTTCGAGATGGTCATCGGCGGGCTGGATGTCATCCTGGAGCGCTTCGAGAAGAAGGAATCCCTTGAGAAAAGCTTATATAAAATCGTCCTCGAAGCCCGCAGCGACGAGGAGCTGCGCAGCGAGCTGGATCAGATTGGTGACACGATCAGCGAGCTGACCCATGCCAATCTGGATGAAAGTGAGGTGGCTCCTTAA
- a CDS encoding adenosylcobalamin-dependent ribonucleoside-diphosphate reductase — protein MSTVERKQRLEGLSEKIFLDRYAWKDADSNNAKVGDVVLVLTKDDPKFPTKEVGEIVERTGRVVTVKTRSGELVQSDVEKLTLNIEKTPEEMWDRLAAAMASVEQTPELQEEWTGKFRSILDDWKLVPGGRIAAGAGASEELTLFNCYVVPSPKDSRGGIMQTLSEMTEIMARGGGVGINLSSLRPRRAIVRGVNGSSSGSVSWGGLFSYTTGLIEQGGSRRGALMLMINDWHPDVVDFITVKQTMGQVTNANLSVCVSNAFMKAVKEDLEWELVFPDTTDPDYDTIWDGDLDKWKAEGRRVIPYRTVRARDVWHTIIESAWKSAEPGVVFMEYYNQMSNSWYFNPIICTNPCGEQGLPGWGVCNLSAVNLSKFYDAENHDVDWADLATTTRYSVRFLDNVIDKTPYHFPENEANQKLERRVGLGTMGLAELMIKLNIRYGSPESLEFLDKLYGFMAREAYLASAEIAGEKGSFQAFDTDKYLQSGFMRNITEVYPEVGESIRKHGMRNVTVITQAPTGSTGTMVGTSTGIEPYFAFKYYRQSRLGYDEQFVPIAQEWLEAHPGEELPEYFVTSMDLSAKDHIRAQAAIQRWVDSSISKTANCPSDFTVEETAELYEMAFDLGCKGVTIYRDGSRDVQVLETTKKEEKQETPAAVETVEAPAVEAAPAPVTVAAAPAPQPAANVVDKQYKKRPQVLRGATYKINTPFGMAYITINDLDGIPAEIFLNVGKAGSDVFAMAEALGRVCSLFLRYGDHGEKVELLIKHLKGIGGSGAIGFGANRVESIADAVAKALETHVLNNAHDDHVPAPIAATLELDFNEALSAELKSSVPATATDDGHGGHGAHSHATASRDLCPSCGSASLINIEGCKTCGNCGYSRCG, from the coding sequence TTGAGTACAGTGGAACGCAAGCAGCGTCTTGAGGGGCTGAGTGAGAAAATATTTTTGGACCGTTATGCCTGGAAGGACGCGGACAGCAATAATGCCAAGGTAGGCGATGTAGTGCTTGTCCTGACGAAGGATGATCCGAAATTCCCAACCAAGGAGGTTGGCGAGATTGTTGAGCGCACCGGCCGGGTTGTTACGGTGAAGACCCGCAGCGGTGAACTCGTGCAATCGGATGTGGAGAAGCTGACACTGAATATTGAGAAGACTCCGGAGGAAATGTGGGACCGTCTTGCGGCAGCGATGGCTTCCGTAGAGCAGACTCCCGAGCTTCAGGAAGAGTGGACAGGCAAGTTCCGCTCTATTCTTGATGACTGGAAGCTGGTACCCGGCGGACGGATTGCGGCAGGTGCCGGAGCCAGCGAGGAGCTTACGCTGTTCAACTGTTATGTTGTACCTTCCCCGAAAGACAGCCGCGGGGGCATCATGCAGACGCTCTCCGAAATGACCGAGATCATGGCCCGCGGCGGCGGCGTAGGAATTAACCTGTCTTCGCTGCGTCCGCGCCGCGCGATTGTAAGAGGCGTGAACGGATCATCCAGCGGCTCAGTGTCCTGGGGCGGTCTTTTCAGCTATACAACCGGACTGATTGAGCAAGGCGGAAGCCGCCGCGGCGCGCTGATGCTGATGATCAATGACTGGCATCCGGATGTGGTGGACTTCATTACCGTGAAGCAGACGATGGGGCAGGTAACGAATGCCAACCTGTCGGTATGCGTGAGCAATGCCTTCATGAAAGCCGTCAAGGAGGATCTGGAATGGGAGCTGGTCTTCCCGGATACCACCGATCCGGATTACGATACAATCTGGGACGGCGATCTGGATAAATGGAAAGCAGAAGGCCGGCGCGTCATTCCTTACCGTACTGTCAGAGCGCGCGATGTGTGGCATACGATTATCGAATCGGCCTGGAAATCGGCTGAGCCGGGCGTAGTGTTCATGGAATATTACAACCAGATGTCCAACAGCTGGTACTTCAACCCGATCATCTGCACGAATCCATGCGGTGAGCAGGGTCTGCCGGGCTGGGGTGTGTGCAATCTGTCGGCCGTCAACCTCTCCAAGTTCTACGATGCGGAGAATCACGATGTGGACTGGGCAGATCTGGCGACAACAACCCGCTACTCCGTGCGTTTCCTGGATAATGTCATCGACAAGACACCATATCATTTCCCGGAAAATGAAGCCAACCAGAAGCTTGAACGCCGCGTAGGACTCGGCACGATGGGTCTGGCTGAGCTGATGATTAAGCTGAATATCCGATACGGCAGTCCGGAATCCCTGGAGTTCCTGGACAAGCTCTACGGCTTCATGGCCCGCGAAGCGTATCTGGCTTCAGCTGAGATCGCTGGCGAGAAGGGCTCGTTCCAGGCTTTTGACACCGATAAATACCTGCAGAGCGGCTTCATGAGAAATATCACCGAAGTTTATCCGGAAGTCGGCGAATCCATCCGTAAACATGGTATGCGCAACGTTACGGTGATTACCCAGGCACCTACAGGCAGTACAGGAACCATGGTCGGCACTTCGACCGGGATCGAGCCTTATTTCGCCTTCAAATATTACCGCCAGAGCCGTCTCGGCTATGACGAACAGTTCGTGCCGATTGCCCAGGAATGGCTGGAAGCCCATCCGGGTGAAGAGCTGCCTGAATACTTCGTCACTTCAATGGATCTGTCCGCCAAGGATCATATCCGTGCACAGGCTGCGATTCAGCGCTGGGTCGATAGCTCGATCTCCAAGACAGCGAACTGCCCGTCGGACTTCACCGTCGAAGAAACCGCCGAGCTATACGAAATGGCCTTCGACCTGGGCTGCAAAGGCGTAACGATCTACCGCGACGGCAGCCGTGACGTGCAGGTGCTGGAAACGACGAAGAAGGAAGAGAAACAGGAGACACCGGCAGCTGTTGAGACGGTTGAAGCTCCTGCAGTCGAAGCTGCCCCGGCTCCAGTCACAGTAGCGGCCGCTCCCGCACCACAGCCTGCGGCTAATGTAGTGGACAAACAATACAAGAAACGCCCGCAGGTTCTGCGCGGCGCTACCTATAAGATCAACACGCCGTTCGGCATGGCGTATATTACCATCAACGACCTTGACGGCATTCCGGCCGAGATCTTCCTGAATGTCGGTAAAGCCGGCTCCGACGTCTTCGCCATGGCGGAAGCACTGGGCCGCGTCTGCTCGCTGTTCCTGCGTTACGGCGACCACGGCGAGAAGGTGGAGCTGCTGATTAAGCATCTCAAAGGCATCGGCGGCTCCGGCGCGATCGGCTTCGGTGCGAACCGCGTCGAATCCATCGCCGACGCGGTGGCTAAGGCCCTGGAAACCCATGTGCTGAACAACGCCCATGACGATCACGTGCCTGCACCTATCGCAGCTACACTGGAGCTTGATTTCAACGAAGCGCTCAGCGCGGAGCTGAAATCCAGTGTCCCGGCAACGGCTACTGATGATGGACACGGAGGTCATGGTGCGCATAGCCATGCGACTGCTTCGCGGGATCTCTGCCCTTCCTGCGGAAGTGCATCACTTATTAATATTGAGGGGTGCAAGACATGTGGGAATTGCGGGTATAGCCGGTGCGGGTGA